In Pseudophryne corroboree isolate aPseCor3 chromosome 3, aPseCor3.hap2, whole genome shotgun sequence, a genomic segment contains:
- the TIMM10 gene encoding mitochondrial import inner membrane translocase subunit Tim10, producing MDPLKAQQLAAELEVEMMADMYNRMTGACHKKCVPPHYKEPELSKGESVCLDRCVSKYLDIHERMGKKLTELSMQDEELMRKMQQGVGTA from the exons ATGGACCCTTTAAAAGCACAGCAGTTGGCGGCAGAACTAGAGGTGGAAATGATGGCAGATATGTATAACAG AATGACTGGTGCGTGTCACAAAAAGTGTGTTCCTCCTCACTATAAAGAGCCAGAACTTTCCAAAGGGGAGAGCGTCTGTCTTGACCGCTGTGTGTCTAAATATCTTGATATCCATGAGCGTATGGGCAAGAAACTTACAGAACTGTCTATGCAAGATGAGGAGCTGATGAGGAAAATGCAGCAGGGCGTGGGGACCGCATAG